From Pan paniscus chromosome 9, NHGRI_mPanPan1-v2.0_pri, whole genome shotgun sequence, the proteins below share one genomic window:
- the ALKBH3 gene encoding alpha-ketoglutarate-dependent dioxygenase alkB homolog 3 isoform X3: MEPNPHWHPVLRTLKNRIEENTGHTFNSLLCNLYRNEKDSVDWHSDDEPSLGRCPIIASLSFGATRTFEMRKKPPPEENGDYTYVERVKIPLDHGTLLIMEGATQADWQHRVPKEYHSREPRVNLTFRTVYPDPRGAPW; encoded by the exons TGGCATCCTGTGCTGCGCACACTAAAGAATCGCATTGAAGAGAACACTGGCCACACCTTCAACTCCTTACTCTGCAATCTTTACCGCAATGAGAAGGACAGCGTGGACTGGCACAGTGATGATGAACCCTCACTAGGGAGGTGCCCCATTATTGCTTCACTAAGTTTTGGTGCCACACGCACATTTGAGATGAGAAAGAAGCCACCACCA GAAGAGAATGGAGACTACACATATGTGGAAAGAGTGAAGATACCCTTGGATCATGGGACCTTGTTAATCATGGAAGGAGCGACACAAGCTGACTGGCAG CATCGAGTGCCCAAAGAATACCACTCTAGAGAACCGAGAGTGAACCTGACCTTTCGGACAGTCTATCCAGACCCTCGAGGGGCACCCTGGTGA